Proteins from a genomic interval of Nitrospina gracilis Nb-211:
- the ftsX gene encoding permease-like cell division protein FtsX — MIRSFRAALSNIKSNKQTCLASVGSITVALSIFSLFIFIYVNLNSLLTSWSNQVQLIVYLEDGISTERREKLEKFIKASPDVEGFKHVSRDEAWARFKEMFSDHAEFLGQMDLNPLPASYNIQFHASDRQFSAIKMFAERIRIKEGVESVEYGEKWIGRFETFMIFMKVFLIALGTLLSVGALLIISNTIKLSVFSRRDEIELMLLIGATPRFIKFPYLLEGALHGLLGAALSLALVKGLQIFLTLNFQGSLEVITRGMEFHFISPQFVGSIVACSVFLGWMGSYLSVNQFLKMFRSR, encoded by the coding sequence TTGATACGCAGTTTTCGCGCGGCTCTCTCCAACATCAAATCCAACAAACAGACCTGCCTCGCCTCGGTGGGGTCCATCACCGTTGCGCTGTCCATCTTCAGCCTGTTCATCTTCATCTACGTCAATCTCAACTCCCTGCTCACCTCGTGGAGCAACCAGGTGCAGTTGATCGTGTACCTCGAGGATGGCATTAGCACCGAACGCAGGGAGAAGCTGGAAAAGTTCATCAAGGCGAGTCCGGATGTGGAAGGATTCAAACATGTGTCCCGCGACGAGGCCTGGGCCAGATTCAAGGAAATGTTTTCCGATCATGCCGAGTTTCTGGGGCAGATGGACCTCAATCCGCTTCCTGCGTCCTACAACATCCAGTTCCACGCGTCGGACCGGCAGTTCTCGGCGATCAAAATGTTCGCGGAAAGAATCCGCATCAAGGAGGGAGTCGAGTCGGTCGAGTACGGTGAAAAGTGGATTGGCCGATTCGAAACGTTCATGATTTTTATGAAGGTGTTTTTGATTGCGCTGGGGACTCTGCTCAGTGTGGGGGCTCTGCTTATAATCTCGAACACCATCAAGCTGTCCGTGTTTTCCCGCCGTGATGAAATCGAACTCATGCTGTTGATCGGCGCGACACCCCGGTTCATCAAGTTTCCGTATCTGCTGGAAGGGGCCCTGCACGGGCTGTTGGGAGCGGCGTTGTCGCTGGCTCTGGTCAAGGGCCTGCAAATCTTTTTGACGCTCAACTTTCAGGGATCGCTCGAAGTCATCACACGCGGTATGGAGTTTCATTTTATATCACCGCAGTTCGTGGGAAGTATCGTTGCGTGCAGCGTTTTTCTTGGATGGATGGGCAGTTATCTTTCGGTCAACCAGTTTCTTAAAATGTTCCGCAGTCGATGA
- a CDS encoding HmuY family protein yields the protein MNSTAKTFLVLLGATVFFNVMFYYLSSNIEDFENLPLPPKKVERYETGNPLIKVDAQSRDTWALLDFSTGQIHRVEDMEKDVAPLQKLNWDLAFQRTKIVTNGGVTNPKGPVQVKNLGQVDFDQVEQVPAARTDFKQDDRGWGGSIVNKALVDWYIYRTRTHNVESKKDVYLIDTGDGFVKMKIINYYCERPESDCQSMMCTRDEAACLTLEYRYIPNGENTFPASTIEQPQTAQVTH from the coding sequence ATGAACAGTACAGCCAAAACCTTTCTGGTCCTCCTGGGGGCAACGGTATTCTTCAACGTGATGTTTTATTACCTGTCCTCCAACATCGAGGACTTTGAAAATCTGCCCCTACCTCCCAAAAAAGTGGAACGGTATGAAACCGGCAACCCGCTGATCAAGGTGGATGCGCAGTCGCGGGACACCTGGGCCTTGCTGGACTTTTCCACCGGTCAGATTCACCGCGTGGAGGACATGGAAAAGGACGTCGCCCCCCTGCAGAAACTGAACTGGGACCTGGCGTTTCAGCGCACCAAAATCGTCACCAACGGAGGCGTGACCAATCCCAAGGGACCGGTGCAGGTGAAGAACCTGGGCCAGGTGGATTTCGACCAAGTGGAACAGGTCCCGGCGGCGCGGACCGATTTCAAACAGGATGACCGCGGCTGGGGTGGCAGTATCGTCAACAAGGCGCTGGTGGACTGGTACATTTACCGCACCCGCACACACAACGTGGAATCCAAAAAGGACGTGTACCTGATCGATACCGGCGACGGGTTCGTGAAGATGAAGATCATCAACTATTACTGCGAGCGTCCGGAATCCGATTGCCAATCCATGATGTGCACGCGCGACGAGGCGGCCTGCCTGACACTGGAATACCGGTACATACCAAACGGCGAAAATACCTTTCCCGCTTCCACAATCGAGCAACCCCAAACGGCCCAGGTCACCCATTGA
- the ftsE gene encoding cell division ATP-binding protein FtsE, giving the protein MIQLYNVYKTYEGNTPALFDISMIIKKGAFVFLSGPSGAGKSTLLKIIFRWERHDQGQVLVNGMNIGKFRESMLYLLRRNIGVVFQDYKLIPGKTIFENVAFALEITSNTPRRVIRSKAWEALKNVGLSHRKDAYPLQLSGGEQQRVAIARALVTQPKILLADEPTGNLDPDISQEILKLFEQANRAGTTVVFATHNQDMLASGNHSVITLNRGRIVDTRVLR; this is encoded by the coding sequence ATGATTCAACTGTACAACGTTTACAAGACCTACGAAGGCAACACTCCCGCGCTGTTCGACATTTCCATGATCATCAAGAAGGGCGCCTTCGTGTTTTTGAGCGGCCCCAGCGGCGCGGGGAAATCGACGCTCCTCAAAATCATTTTCCGCTGGGAGCGGCACGACCAGGGCCAGGTGCTGGTCAACGGCATGAACATCGGCAAATTCAGGGAAAGCATGCTGTACCTTCTGCGCCGCAACATCGGCGTGGTGTTTCAGGATTACAAACTGATCCCCGGTAAAACCATTTTCGAGAACGTGGCGTTCGCGCTGGAGATCACCAGCAACACGCCGCGGCGGGTCATCCGCTCCAAAGCGTGGGAGGCGCTCAAGAACGTGGGGCTTTCCCATCGCAAGGATGCCTATCCCCTGCAGCTGTCCGGCGGCGAACAGCAGAGGGTGGCCATCGCGCGGGCTTTGGTGACGCAACCGAAAATCCTGCTCGCCGATGAGCCCACCGGCAATCTCGACCCCGATATCTCGCAGGAAATCCTCAAACTGTTCGAACAGGCCAACCGGGCAGGGACGACCGTGGTGTTCGCCACCCACAATCAGGATATGCTGGCCAGCGGCAATCATTCGGTCATCACCTTGAACCGGGGACGCATCGTGGACACACGGGTGCTCAGGTGA